The Candidatus Jidaibacter acanthamoeba genome contains the following window.
AGATTTCATATCACCGGTATGCTCAGTATGACATTTAAGGCTCTTATATTTATTTATAGCTTCCTGATCAACTCCAATATACTCACCAACTTGATACTTCGGTTTTATACCATTAGATATATAAGGATTTTTTGCTACTGAGATTACTTTAAATTTCTTGTTATAATTAAGCTCTTCAACATCAAGCTTATATACCGCCACAACCTCCTCGCCCTTAATGCTGTTAAAAATTAACTCATATTCGAAAGTATAGCTACCGCATACATGAGGAGAATTTTTGGAAATTCGCATTTCAATAAAAACACTTTCCGTATTCATAGCATTCTTTGCCGTCATACCACCGGCAAACCCCGCAGACATATTCGGCTCTAATGAGACATAAGTACCGCCGAACTCCCATCTTCCTTCATCAATTTTATTCCAAGGTTGATTAACATAGAAGCCTAAGAATTTTTGATTTTCTCCTATAGAGAAAGCTTTAATACCATATTTAAACCATGCGTTTATGTCTTCATTATCAACATTAAATTTTAACCCTCTAAATATAGCAATCTCTTCTTCTATCGGCTTCGGAACCAAGCCGTTTAAAGTTAACACTTCTAAGCTATAATCGTCATCAAGTCTGTTTAGCGCTTTTCCGACTAATTGATAATAACTATCAAAATTATTTTCTATTTTATTTAGAAGCGTACTACCTGTACATAATGTTTTAAAATCTGCAAAGATAGAATAATTTAACTCTTTATCTAAAAATGACCGGTTTGCTAAATCGGCTTTTAACATTGGGCATTCACTAGCTAATTGATTTTTTAAATCTTGTTCCGATTTATTTAAGTAATATGCTGCAAGTTTATGAGTAAAACCATCTAAAAAATCAAACTCGTCTTTAGTAAAATTATCATGGAAAGTATGAATCATGTGTTCAAATTTACTCGGTATTTTGATTCCTGCCTTGTGCATAAGGTTGAGTAATGCCTGATACTTATTATTTTCAACGGAATTTTCCAAACCCGTTTCAATTGCATCAACTACATCCTTTAAAGGGGTAGACTTTAGAGCCATGCCATAGCTAAATAACTTATAGGCATGTTCATAGTTCCCTTTAATAAAGTGATTTTTTAATATTTTATCATTCCCCAAAAATTGAGAGATAAGATTTTTTTCTTTTAAATATTTAATAAGCTCAAGATCAGGGTTTCTTAACCACATGTTTCCATCTATATCTTTAACTGATAAGTCTGCACCATGATTGATCAGCAGTTCGGCAATCTCGGAAGTGTTAGCATAAAACAACGGGGTTTGGTTGTTATCGTTTAGTACATTCAAGTTAACTTCAAAATTGCTCAGTACGTATTCTAAAATTTTTTTTAATTTATTTAATACAAAAATGTGCAGTATAGTTATATTGTAGGTAAGCATTTTATCTGAAAGTTCCAAGTTTTTGGTATTGCTTATTTGGGTATCTAAGTATTCTTTAAACTGTGCTCCCAGATTCCTGTATTCATCATGCATAAATTTGAAAGTTATTTTTTCATCTATTTTATAACTGAGATCTTTAATAAGTAATTGCATGGTCTCTAAGCGTAAATCTTCCCAGTGAACAGAAATAAATTCCAGAGGGAGTATTTTTACTCCCTCCTCTACGGCAAGTTTAGTTAAATCATTGTATAAATTTGTATTGTAGCATCTGTATAAAAATAATGCATGCGGGTTCAGACCGTGCTCAAGTAACATTTTTGCAGTATCAACCGATAAATATAATCCAATTAAATCTTTAAGCTTCATACTTTTAAGATCTGCCCCCTGCTCAAATGCAAATTCAATAAGGTCTAACTGTAGTTTTTGAAGGTGCTCAGGGATTACAGTTGTATTTTCCTCTGCTTTAAATTTTACTTCAACATAAGCCTGTAAAGTAACTTTCAAAAATGCTTCAGCGGAAAAATATTTTTCTCCACAATTAATCATAAGCTCTTTTAATGGCAAAACTGATTCCAAAGGAATTGCGCCTATTTCTACATTTTCTATATTAGCTCCATTTTCTAAAGCTAATTTAACCAATTCTTTTTGTTTAGTGTACGACTCTTCATTTATAACATATTCTTTTTTATCAAAATTATACTGCTCTATACTACATCTTAAAATAAAATCTAAAAATTTATCAACTGTTGTATGAGTTAAAAATAATTCCGAACAATTATGTAAAGTTTCCAAACTTAAATAAATTGAGTCAATAATATTTTCGAGTTTAGCCCCTCTATCTAAGGCAGCTTGCACTAATGTTTTTTGAGTACCTCTTAACTCTTTGTCACCTACATAACTTTCTAATACTAACTTTAAGAACATATCCGGAACAGCATTTATAAATAATTCCGAATAAATATCCAGGTTGGCTAAACTTATGCCGTAAAGCGAATCAATAATATTTTCGAGTTTAGCACCTTTATCAAGGGCAGCTTTAACTAATTTTTTATGTATACTTCTTTTCTGTTCATCAACCTCATTTTCACCTGAAGTAATATCATATTTTAGCACAAAAGCTAATAATTCATCTGCTTCAAAATACTTGCTGAAAATTCCGAAATAGTTTTTTATCTCATGTAAGGGGCACTCATCGTATAACCAAGCTATATCCCAATTATTAATTTTATAATGCTCTAATAAAGCCGTTAACAAATTTTCCGTCTTATAAGTAAAAGCATCTTTTAATAATGACGCAAAGCTCTTCCAATCAAGCATTTGCTTGGCAATATAATTATTAATTTCTTCCCTTGATCTATTATAAAATATTAATCCTCGCATACCCTTATTCCTATTTATTTATAGAATAATTATATGGTATGAATATTAATTTTTTATTACAAATATAATCTTTGCTATTGAATAATATATATACATTAAAAGATTATTTTAAATCCACCAATTCTTTTAAGCCTTTTTTCAATGGAACCAGAGCCTTTATTTTTAATATTTGCTCTGCCATAATGGGAGAACCGACTGAAATTAGTGCATCCCCTTTCTTAGCAGATAAATATTCAATATTTACTTTGCCTAATATGGAAAAAAGCTTTTGTGCTAATTCATTTACTGTGGTTCCTTTACCGGTGCAAACATTAGTTACCGGAGCATGAGCCGAAACATTCTGCATGGCAGCAATGATATAATTCACTACATCTTTTACAAAGATAAAGTCCCTCGTTTGGTTACCGTCACCGAAAATAGTGAGCGGTTGCTTATTTTTTATTCTGCTTAGGAATATGGAGATCACACCTGAGTAAGATGAATCGGGAAGCTGGCGCGCTCCGTATACATTAAAGAATCTTAGACCGAAAGAAGGAAGTGCAAAGATTGCACCGAACGCCTTAGCTTGCAGCTCGCAAGCATACTTATCCACAGCATAACCTGAAATAGGCTGCGGGAGAAGGTCTTCCGTTAATAAAGACTTGGAAATATTTCCGTATACGGCGGCGGATGAAGCATAAACTACCGGAATGTTTTGTTTTGCAGCTTCTTCAAATATATTAATGGTTCCGGTTAAATTAACTCTATGGGTGTTAACCCAGTCTTTCACTGATTGCTGCACTGAAGCAATGGCAGCCAAATGGAAGCAACCGTTTACTCCCTTAAAAGCCTCCCTGACAGCACCAACATCTAAAATATCACCTTGAATAAAATTACAACCTTTGGGTAAATTTTCTTCTTTGCCATAAGATAAATTATCTAAAACAGTGACTTCATGCCCATACTCAAGTAGCTGATCTACAAGATGAGAACCGATAAACCCGGCTCCGCCGGTAACTAAATATTTCACGTTTACCTAATGCTTATACTATTTAATTTTTTTAAAGGTATAGGCCTTTTTACCTATACATTCAAACGAAATATGGTATTTAAAAGGTATAGCAAAATATACCTATATATAAAGCTCTATAAATGAAAATAATTATTTTTAGTAATGCAGATTGGCATTTTGCCGCCCATCTTATGCCGATTGCAGTTGCTGCGAAAGGAATCGGCTGTGAGGTAAAAATTATTACCAGAGTAGATAAGCACGGGGAGGAAATTGAAAAACAGGGTTTGGAGCTGATCCCTATCAACTTAGAACGTTTTAGCTTAAATATATTCAAAGAATTAAGAATTATCTTTCAGTTAATATATATATATAAAAGAGAAAAACCTGATGTCGTGCAGCATTTCGGGATTAAACCTATAATGTACGGCAGCATTGCAGCACTCTTTAACAAAATTCCTAAAGTTATTAATACATTTCTAGGCATGGGCTTTGTGTTTATAAGTGATAAATTATGGGTAAAAGCCATTAGAGTAGTTTTCACTAATTTACTTAAGCTGTTCATGCTTAAACAAAACAGCATAATTATTGTGCAAAACAAAGATGATAAGGAACTGCTTTTAAAAGAAAATATTGCTAAGCCGGCACAAGTTTTCGCCCAGTGCTCGGTAGGAGTAAATATCAAAGATTTTCCTCTCTCATCCGAACCGGGCGGCAAGCCTGTTTTTGCGCTTATGGCACGGATGATTCTCGATAAAGGGATAGCTGAGTTTGCGGCAGCAGCTGAGATTATCAAGAATAAAGGATTGGAAGCGGAGTTCTGGCTGGTCGGGGCTCCTGACCCCGATAACTCGAGGTCAGTTACTGAATATCAACTAAGAGAATGGGAAGATAAGAAGATAATTAAATGGCTAGGTTTCCAAGATGATATAAAAACTATTTGGGAAAAAGCTCATGTAGCTGTTCTTCCTTCCTATAGAGAAGGCTTAAGCAGAAGCCTTCTTGAAGCTGCCGCTCTAGGTAGAGCGCTTA
Protein-coding sequences here:
- a CDS encoding ankyrin repeat domain-containing protein, translating into MRGLIFYNRSREEINNYIAKQMLDWKSFASLLKDAFTYKTENLLTALLEHYKINNWDIAWLYDECPLHEIKNYFGIFSKYFEADELLAFVLKYDITSGENEVDEQKRSIHKKLVKAALDKGAKLENIIDSLYGISLANLDIYSELFINAVPDMFLKLVLESYVGDKELRGTQKTLVQAALDRGAKLENIIDSIYLSLETLHNCSELFLTHTTVDKFLDFILRCSIEQYNFDKKEYVINEESYTKQKELVKLALENGANIENVEIGAIPLESVLPLKELMINCGEKYFSAEAFLKVTLQAYVEVKFKAEENTTVIPEHLQKLQLDLIEFAFEQGADLKSMKLKDLIGLYLSVDTAKMLLEHGLNPHALFLYRCYNTNLYNDLTKLAVEEGVKILPLEFISVHWEDLRLETMQLLIKDLSYKIDEKITFKFMHDEYRNLGAQFKEYLDTQISNTKNLELSDKMLTYNITILHIFVLNKLKKILEYVLSNFEVNLNVLNDNNQTPLFYANTSEIAELLINHGADLSVKDIDGNMWLRNPDLELIKYLKEKNLISQFLGNDKILKNHFIKGNYEHAYKLFSYGMALKSTPLKDVVDAIETGLENSVENNKYQALLNLMHKAGIKIPSKFEHMIHTFHDNFTKDEFDFLDGFTHKLAAYYLNKSEQDLKNQLASECPMLKADLANRSFLDKELNYSIFADFKTLCTGSTLLNKIENNFDSYYQLVGKALNRLDDDYSLEVLTLNGLVPKPIEEEIAIFRGLKFNVDNEDINAWFKYGIKAFSIGENQKFLGFYVNQPWNKIDEGRWEFGGTYVSLEPNMSAGFAGGMTAKNAMNTESVFIEMRISKNSPHVCGSYTFEYELIFNSIKGEEVVAVYKLDVEELNYNKKFKVISVAKNPYISNGIKPKYQVGEYIGVDQEAINKYKSLKCHTEHTGDMKSSLYKDYDDFINKYTLDQHSEDQNILLSTYFTDRVHYGNYTVKALFGFDGFEYNICDPEYLCC
- a CDS encoding NAD-dependent epimerase/dehydratase family protein produces the protein MKYLVTGGAGFIGSHLVDQLLEYGHEVTVLDNLSYGKEENLPKGCNFIQGDILDVGAVREAFKGVNGCFHLAAIASVQQSVKDWVNTHRVNLTGTINIFEEAAKQNIPVVYASSAAVYGNISKSLLTEDLLPQPISGYAVDKYACELQAKAFGAIFALPSFGLRFFNVYGARQLPDSSYSGVISIFLSRIKNKQPLTIFGDGNQTRDFIFVKDVVNYIIAAMQNVSAHAPVTNVCTGKGTTVNELAQKLFSILGKVNIEYLSAKKGDALISVGSPIMAEQILKIKALVPLKKGLKELVDLK
- a CDS encoding glycosyltransferase family 4 protein, translated to MKIIIFSNADWHFAAHLMPIAVAAKGIGCEVKIITRVDKHGEEIEKQGLELIPINLERFSLNIFKELRIIFQLIYIYKREKPDVVQHFGIKPIMYGSIAALFNKIPKVINTFLGMGFVFISDKLWVKAIRVVFTNLLKLFMLKQNSIIIVQNKDDKELLLKENIAKPAQVFAQCSVGVNIKDFPLSSEPGGKPVFALMARMILDKGIAEFAAAAEIIKNKGLEAEFWLVGAPDPDNSRSVTEYQLREWEDKKIIKWLGFQDDIKTIWEKAHVAVLPSYREGLSRSLLEAAALGRALITTDAPGCRELVEDGVNGLLVKVKDVETLARAIEKLIENNELRTSLALKARENVVKNYSEEVIVKLMLEFYKSSR